GTACTTTTGGGGGATTTTCCTTACTAAAACTAACTTATACTATAATATGATATCATATCCGGTTCAGAAGGAAGACAAATGCGCGCAGACGAATTATTAAAAATAGCAGTAGAAAAAAAGGCTTCAGACCTCCACCTGAGAGTGCCGAACCCGCCTGTACTCAGAATAGACGGCGCCCTTAAACCCCAGACAGACTGGCCTGTTTTATACAACAAGGCCATTGAGCAGATACTGGAAGAGATAACCACCCCCGAACAGCGTGAAATATTTTATGCCGAAAAAGAGCTGGACTTTGCCTACAGTGTAGCCGGGGTAGCCCGCTTCAGGGTAAACGTGATGAAACAGCGCGGCTCTATCAGCATTGCCTTCCGCCAGGTGCCTTTTGAGATACGTTCTATAGATGAACTGGGTGTACCCAAAATCTGCAAAGAGCTTATCCTGAAACCGCGCGGCCTTATTCTGGTAACCGGGCCAACCGGCAGCGGCAAATCCACCACCATGGCCGCCATGGTAGACCACCTGAATAATACTGATTCGCGTAACGTCATTACCATAGAAGACCCCATTGAGTATCTTTATACCAATAACCGCTGCATTATTGCCCAGAGAGATTTGGGTGACGATACCAAGTCTTTTTCCACTGCCCTGAAATATGCCCTCCGGCATGACCCTGACGTAATACTGGTGGGTGAAATGCGTGACCTGGAGACTATTTCCACCGCCATCAGCGCCGCCGAAACAGGCCATCTGGTAGTGGGTACTTTGCACACTACCGATGCCCCCCAGACTATAGACCGCTTAATAGATATATTCCCTCCTGACCAGCAGCAGCAGATACGCATGCAGCTGTCTCTGGTTATTGAGGCGGTACTGGTACAGACGCTGCTGCCAAAACGGGAAGGCAAAGGGCGGGTGGCCGCTTTTGAAATAATGGTAGCCAATACCGCCGTACGCAACCTGATACGTGACAAAAAGGCCCATGAACTGCATAACGTAATGCAGCTGAGTGCCAAAGACGGTATGCAGACCCTTGACCAGTCTTTGGCAGGTCTGGTACGCCAGAATATAGTTTCGCTGGAAGAAGCCCTGTTAAAAAGCAGTAACCCGGAAAGACTGCAAAAATTGCTGGCATACCAGCAAACCCAGCAGACCAAGCCCCACCAGTTTTAAACTGCCGGCAACACGCAGTACCATTTGCCGTATTAAATGCAGCAAGTTCCGGCGGGGTTTGCCCCGGTGCACTCTGCAAATATATTTCTTTTCCGCACTTTTTGGTCCAAAGATTCCAAGTTCTAATACTTTAGTATTAGACTTTATAATTATTTTTAGAATATTTATGTACAATTAAAACTTTAAGTTACTATTTTATAATACCATTACATCATATTTAAGCTTTACTCTTCAAGGGGACTAATGCTATAGTAGTAAAAAGTATTTCAGGGGAGGAATTATGCTGACTGATTACGGCTATATTGCACTATTCCTTGTCGCTGCAATACTCTTTACCGCCATAGTACTAGGCCTACCGGTTCTCCTTCGTATAATCGGCATCGTGCCTAACAAACCTGACAAAGTCAAAAATGCCACCTATGAATGCGGTGTGGAAACCCAAGGCCGCACCTGGGTTCAGTTTAATTTCCGTTATTATTATTATGCCCTGCTGCTGATTGCTTTTGATGTACTGCTGGTCTTTCTTTTCCCCTGGGCAACCCAGATAGGTTCGCTCGGGTTTTATGCTTTTGGAATAGTGCTTGCCTTTCTGATAATAGTCATGGTGGGCTACCTGTATGCCTGGAAGAAGGGGGCTTTGGAATGGAACTAGATTCGGGAAAACCACTGAGCCTGCTTACGCTGGATGAAATTGACCAGCATGAAGGCGGCATAATTCAAAGCTTCCGCACCGGTCATACCACGCCTTACCCCGACCCTGCAGACTGGCTAAACAGCGAAGAGCCGCCTCCGGGTGTTTTCGTTACCAGCGTTGAAAAGGTACTGAACTGGTCACGCCATTATTCCCTTTGGCCGGTGATGTTCGGTTTGGCCTGCTGCGCTATTGAAATGATGTGCATGGCAGCTTCCCGTTGGGATTTAGCCCGTTTCGGTATGGATATTTTCCGCGCCTCCCCCCGCCAGGCAGACCTGATGATAGTTGCCGGTACTCTTACCTGGAAAATGGCTCCCTGGCTGAAAAGGATTTATGACCAGATGCCGGAACCGAAATGGGTGCTGGCTATGGGTGCCTGCGGAACCAGCGGCGGTTTGTTCCGGGATTCATATTCGGTAGTTCCGGGTTTCAATATGGTAGTCCCGGTTGATGTATATGTACCCGGCTGCCCTCCCCGTCCGGAAGCCCTTTTAAGGGCTATCATGGATATCCACGAAAAAATAGATAAAACCCGCATTATAAAGAGATAGATTCATGACCGCCGTACTTGATTACCAACAACTGAAGGCTGATTTATCTAAAGAACTGCCCGGGATTGAAATCCAGGCGGAAAGTTCTTTCCTGCTGGCTTTGCCTGAGGATATACACCATGTGTGCCAATATCTGGTTTCCCGGCCGTTGCAAATGGACTACCTGACCAACCTTACCGCGGCTGACTATCCTGAATACATAGAAATAATTTTCCATTTGAATTCAATTGTGAACAATACCGCCATGACACTTAAAACCCGCCTGACTGACAAGACTAACCCCAAAATGGCTTCGGTAGTGGATATCTGGCGGGGAGCAGAACTGCAGGAACGTGAAATATATGACCTTTTCGGAGTGGTTTTTGAAAACCATATAGGCCTGAAACGCATTTTCCTGTGGGAGGGCTTTGAAGGTTATCCTTTGCGCAAGGACTTTGCAAATGGCCATTAAAACTGAAAGCTTTATTTTAAATATAGGCCCCCAGCACCCCAGCACCCACGGGGTGTTCCGTCTGCGGCTGATTCTGGACGGTGAGGTTATTACCGACCTGGAGCCGGTTTTCGGTTATCTCCACCGGGGTATTGAAAAGCTGGCTGAGGGACGTACCTACCTGCAGGACATACCTTTTACCGACCGACTGGATTATCTGGGCTCTATGACCAACAACCACGCTTATGTTATGGCGGTGGAAAAACTGGCCGGCATAACAGTGCCCGAACGGGCTGAATATATCAGGGTAATACTGGATGAGCTCCAGCGGATAGCCAGCCACCTGGCGGGTCTGGGTTTTTTCCTGAATGATTTGGGAGCCCTTCAAACCCCGCTTTTGTACATGTTCCGCGAACGTGAAAAGATTGTGGAACTGTTTGATATGTGCAGCGGCCAGCGCTTAAATTACAATTATTACCGTTTCGGCGGCTTTGTTCAGGATTTGCCGGAAGAATTCCTGCCTGCCTTGAAAAAACTGCTGGACACCTTGCCCGGTTTCATAGACGAATACGAACAGCTTATTTCCACTAATGAAATTGTGCTTATCCGCACCAAAGGTGTGGGCGTGCTTAAGCGTGAACTGGCCATAAACTCCAGTGCGGCCGGGCCGGTTCTCCGTGCAAGCGGGGTAAACTGGGATATCCGCCGGAATGACCCGTATTCAATCTATGACCGTTTTGAGTTTGATATACCCACCGCCCAAAACGGTGATACATACGACCGCTATATGGTACGCATAAGGGAAATGCGCCAGAGCGTGCGGATACTCCGCCAGGCAGTCAAAGACCTGCCCGAAGGTGAAATAATGGGTAAAGCACCCAAACTCCTTAAGCCGCCTGCGGGTGAAGTTTACAGCCGCATAGAAGGGCCTAAAGGCGAACTGGGCTTTTATCTGGTTTCAGACGGCACGGATAAGCCTTACCGCTGGCGGGTGCGTCCGCCCTGCCTTTTAAATTTATCAGCTTTGAAAGATATGGTGGTAGGCTGGAAAGTGGCTGATCTGATGGCTATATTCGGCAGCATAGACATTGTAATGGGTGAGGTGGACAGATAATGTCTGACTTCTGGGTTCACCTGCTAGTCTACCTGGTCATACTCTTTGGTTTTGTAATTGTGAGTGTGCTTTTATTTATCTGGCTGGAGCGCCGCTTTATCGGCCGTTTTCAGTTGCGCCCCGGCCCCAACAGAGCCGGTCCTTTCGGGCTGCTACAGCCCATTGCAGATGCTATCAAGGTGCTTATTAAAGAGGATATTATCCCTACCGAGTCAGACAAAGGGGTATTCTGGTTAGCCCCGCTGGTGGCTTTTGTACCGGTAATGCTGATGTTTGCCGCCATACCCTTTGCAGACGGAGCTATGCTGGTTGACCTGAATATA
This sequence is a window from Dehalococcoides mccartyi 195. Protein-coding genes within it:
- a CDS encoding type IV pilus twitching motility protein PilT gives rise to the protein MRADELLKIAVEKKASDLHLRVPNPPVLRIDGALKPQTDWPVLYNKAIEQILEEITTPEQREIFYAEKELDFAYSVAGVARFRVNVMKQRGSISIAFRQVPFEIRSIDELGVPKICKELILKPRGLILVTGPTGSGKSTTMAAMVDHLNNTDSRNVITIEDPIEYLYTNNRCIIAQRDLGDDTKSFSTALKYALRHDPDVILVGEMRDLETISTAISAAETGHLVVGTLHTTDAPQTIDRLIDIFPPDQQQQIRMQLSLVIEAVLVQTLLPKREGKGRVAAFEIMVANTAVRNLIRDKKAHELHNVMQLSAKDGMQTLDQSLAGLVRQNIVSLEEALLKSSNPERLQKLLAYQQTQQTKPHQF
- a CDS encoding NADH-quinone oxidoreductase subunit A; amino-acid sequence: MLTDYGYIALFLVAAILFTAIVLGLPVLLRIIGIVPNKPDKVKNATYECGVETQGRTWVQFNFRYYYYALLLIAFDVLLVFLFPWATQIGSLGFYAFGIVLAFLIIVMVGYLYAWKKGALEWN
- a CDS encoding NADH-quinone oxidoreductase subunit B — protein: MELDSGKPLSLLTLDEIDQHEGGIIQSFRTGHTTPYPDPADWLNSEEPPPGVFVTSVEKVLNWSRHYSLWPVMFGLACCAIEMMCMAASRWDLARFGMDIFRASPRQADLMIVAGTLTWKMAPWLKRIYDQMPEPKWVLAMGACGTSGGLFRDSYSVVPGFNMVVPVDVYVPGCPPRPEALLRAIMDIHEKIDKTRIIKR
- a CDS encoding NADH-quinone oxidoreductase subunit C, yielding MTAVLDYQQLKADLSKELPGIEIQAESSFLLALPEDIHHVCQYLVSRPLQMDYLTNLTAADYPEYIEIIFHLNSIVNNTAMTLKTRLTDKTNPKMASVVDIWRGAELQEREIYDLFGVVFENHIGLKRIFLWEGFEGYPLRKDFANGH
- a CDS encoding NADH-quinone oxidoreductase subunit D — encoded protein: MAIKTESFILNIGPQHPSTHGVFRLRLILDGEVITDLEPVFGYLHRGIEKLAEGRTYLQDIPFTDRLDYLGSMTNNHAYVMAVEKLAGITVPERAEYIRVILDELQRIASHLAGLGFFLNDLGALQTPLLYMFREREKIVELFDMCSGQRLNYNYYRFGGFVQDLPEEFLPALKKLLDTLPGFIDEYEQLISTNEIVLIRTKGVGVLKRELAINSSAAGPVLRASGVNWDIRRNDPYSIYDRFEFDIPTAQNGDTYDRYMVRIREMRQSVRILRQAVKDLPEGEIMGKAPKLLKPPAGEVYSRIEGPKGELGFYLVSDGTDKPYRWRVRPPCLLNLSALKDMVVGWKVADLMAIFGSIDIVMGEVDR